The segment TTATGGCAAAACGAGTGCCCATTGCTTTCCCGTTGAGAACATCCAGAATAACATTATCCTGCTTGCCGTTGGCAATGAACGTCTCAATACCTCCGGCAGCGGCTCGCGTGGCTATCTCTACTTTTGAATGCATTCCTCCTCTGCCCATTCCGGATTTTTCCACGGAAATGTGCTTCTTGTGGGCATCATCACCAAAAGGAACCAGACCAATCACGTGTCCGGTATCATCATACACCCCATCTACGTTGCTCAGGATGATCAGTTTTTCCGCACCAATCATGGAGGCTGTGAGTCCGGCCAACTCGTCATTGTCTGTAAACATCAGTTCTGTAAGAGAAACCACGTCGTTTTCATTCACAATAGGAACAATCCCCTGACCAATGAGCCCCTCGAAGCAGTTCATCATGTTTTCATAGTGCTCTCCTTCAGCAAAGTCTTCTTTGGTGGTGAGCACCTGAGCGCACACAATGTCATACTCTATGAACAATTCAAAATAGCGCTTCATCAGGGAAGTCTGCCCGACCGCAGAAAGCACCTGTCTTCTGATAGCCTCACTGGTGATGCCACTGTCTCCAATAATACTCCTGCCTGCACCCACAGCGC is part of the Marinoscillum sp. 108 genome and harbors:
- the proB gene encoding glutamate 5-kinase; translation: MKRIVIKVGTNVLTRHDGMLDKLIFRQVVVQLVKLIQEGWHPVLVSSGAVGAGRSIIGDSGITSEAIRRQVLSAVGQTSLMKRYFELFIEYDIVCAQVLTTKEDFAEGEHYENMMNCFEGLIGQGIVPIVNENDVVSLTELMFTDNDELAGLTASMIGAEKLIILSNVDGVYDDTGHVIGLVPFGDDAHKKHISVEKSGMGRGGMHSKVEIATRAAAGGIETFIANGKQDNVILDVLNGKAMGTRFAIKEASK